GTGAAACGACTTTGCAAACACATAGAACATCAAGATGTATCCATAACATTTTTTATCGGAATTTTTTGACATTATATAATATGTTGAAATTTAATTTTAAAAACCAGGAGCATGTGCTCCCGGGAGCAGAAACAGCATGTCCATTTTTAGTGGAGTATATAGATTCACTCATTATGTTATGTATCTAGCTCACTTCAAAATgtctaaaacatcttatatttgtTTACGGAGGGAGTATATTCTTGTGGTACTACCTTTTGTTTGCTCCACCCTGGTTTAGTTGACTCTCATTCCGTCTTGCCGAATTGTTAGTTGCTACTTTCGTGTAGCTTGATTCATAGAAACCTTGTTCATTTTTGTCTTCTCTTATGATCTCATGCTCCTTGTTTCCAGGGATCATCGGGCTCCAGGGCTAGAGGCTGTCTTCACTTGCCAACGCCGTACAGATCTGGGCACTTTCAGAATACAGACTTGCATTAGCTATTTTAAATAAGCACCTGATCAGTGATTGCGGATTAGTGTGCCTCATTCGCCTCATTCCATATATTTGCCACTCTGAACATTTCATCACTTCCATTTGCCTTCTAAGTGCGTTTGATGGGGACTGTTCTGTAAAGTACTTGTGGATCTGCTGTTATTTACTTCAGGCATTATCATGGCTACGCTCTTAGTTTTTTAGAAACCAGAGATCTCATTTTATgccatactccctctgttccttaGGATACGGTGCAAAAATTCTGGCTTATGGAGTATAGGGTTTGCATTTTATTTGCCCCATCGGAAACGTGGGCGTTATCGTGATGCTTCATCCACAGTGGGCAAATACGCTTTGGGCGCGTGAGCCCTTTGGCTCGGCCAACAAAAATCACCCCGTTTGGTTGCCTGTAAGACTTCCGTGTTGTGCCTCAACTGGTTCTCAAAGCACTTCTGGGATAGGCCCTAGAGGAACGCCTGAATCTGGGATCAGGCCTGTTGTCATGGAATTTTGCACGCCCGCGTGCAACGGTTATACGCGTGGAGGAGCGCGTAGTCTTGGTCTTTGCTGCCTACTTCCACTCATCGCTTCGTTCTTCTCTCTCCTCATTCACTCACAGATAGCATCGTCCTGTCCCATCAACCGCCATCATGGCTTCCTCATCTCCTACTTCCACTCATCGCTTCGTTCTTCTCTCTCCTCATTCACTCACAGATAGCATCGTCCTGTCCCATCAACCGCCATCATGGCTTCCtcatctcctccacctcctccatccTCTCCACCACAGACGCCATCATGGCTTCCtcatctcctccacctcctccatccTCTCCACCACAGACGGATCTAGCTGCCATCCTCTCCACCACAGACGGATCTAGCCGTGGCCACCCGGTCCAATGAGGCGCTAATGCGCCTCGTCTGCGAGTATGAGGCTGGAGGCGGCGACTCGGCGGCGATGATCGATGCTGGCCGCGTGCCGGTGATGAATCGACCATCGCCGTTCGCGAGCATGAGGCCCGTCGGTGTCGCAACCTGGAGCGCCGCCGTCCTGGCTCTTCGAGCCGTCGGGATTTGACCGGCGGATCCGTCGGGGACGGGGTTTTTTCCCGTCCCCACTAGGGTTTCCGACGGCAAGGGCGGCCGCAATGGCGAGCGGTGCACCGGGCTCCAGCAGGGAGATGGAGCCCCCGTCGGGGTTGCGTCCACCCCGATGCAGCCGGCGATGCCATGGGGCAAGCCGCGTCCGCCTGCCCCCTATGGCGCGCCTGCCGTCCCGCCGCCGCCAAGGTTCACCCGACCTCGTGCTCGGTGCCAGATGACAGCACCATCGGCGCCCGGCTTCCCGATCGTTGCACCGCGGCCGGACCCGAGGACGTACTTACCGGCTACGCCGCCTCCCCCTCCACCGGGAtttgctcctcttcctccttagAGTGGGGCGCTGGCGATCCACCCAATCGTAAGTACCTTGACTCAATCTTCTTGTCGCTTGTTTACGTCGACTAGATGACATTGTAGATGTGAATGTACATAGGATTCATTGCAATGTGCTTATGCTTGCCATGCCAAGCTCAAGCACAAGTCTATGATGGTGCTTGAGCTTGGCATTGCCATTTTCCATGACATTGCTTGGATGCCAAGCTCAAGCAGCTGGCAATGTCATTGTCTGCTTGTGCTTGTCCATGCCATTGCCTACTTCTGATTGTGCATGCCATTGTCTACTTGTGCTTGTGCATGCCATTGCCTGCTTGTGATTGTCCATGCCATTGTCTGCTTGTGCTTGTGCATGTCATTGCCTGCTTGTGCTTGTCCATGCCATTTTGTCTGCTTGTGCTTGTCAATGCCATTGCATGCTTGTGATTGTGCATGTCATTGTCTGCTTCTGATTGTCCATGCCATTGCCTTGTTAAGCTTGACATAGCTTCCTTGCGCGTGTGCAGAACTGGCCCTTCCTGGAATACTTCTCGGACGGGCCCATACTGGACGCTGTCGACTATGCCGTCCGTGTGCAGCTGCGTGATCCCAACGCAGCGTTCATGGAAGCCCACCAGCAGATCACAGCGCCGAGGCATCACACCGGTCGTCCTGCTGACATGTGGCACCATGCCAATCCGCGTCTTCCGGCGTTCTTCATCCAGGTGGAGATTCAGGACCTCCGTGCCCTCGCCGTCCCGCCGTATATGGAGAAGCCCTCATCAGGAagtacaagctcaagaacaatgccccccccccccccctgtgaAGGTCAGCTTTTGTACTTGGGCGACTGTTGCGCGTGGAAGGTGCAGCTGCAGTGGACAGGGCAGCGCGTCGGGTTTATCAAGTCCTGGAGTGAGTTCTGCGCCAGGATTTTGCTGCACGTCGACGACACGCTCGTCTTCACCCCTCGGGACGACGGCTTCAAGTTCGCCGTCTTCAGGAAGGAAACGTCCTGCTCCAGCGTCTTCGGCTGCAAGAGGCGCCACGAGAGGCCTTTTGCTGATCCTCGCCATTAAGGTGCTGCTGCTCCATCGCTGCCTATGTTAAAGTCTGATCATGTTACTTGTGCTGGCCTCTAGGAGGCTGATAAACACTACTTTTATGCATATCTCGCTGTTGTGCTGGCCTCTAGGAGGCGTTTGAACACTGCTTTTGGACCTGAAGAGTCTGCCCCCAGGTTTAGGCAACCGTCTTACCACTGACGCTAGATTAGGACCTGTGAAGTACTTTATTCGTTGTGTATAAGTGTTTGTTGTTCTTATGATCGTGTTTGAGCTATTTGTGTGCCGTTATATGATGGTAAGGTTACCATATTTGAATGTGGTGAGGAGAATCTGTTGTTAGGATGCCCAAAATAGCAACCAAACATATGTGATGTGGCTGAACATAGATGAAACGCTGTGTACAAGCATCCAAACAATTTGCAACTCTGTTCGGACCGGTGCAGCACAGGCTACCAAACGATAGGCCAAAAGTGGCCGGCGGCCCGTTCGCGCAGGGCGCCCATCTCGCTGCGCCAGTGGTGCACGATTTCAgcccaggcaaccaaacgcgcccttTGTGATGAGATCAGTCAAACCTCGAGTTCTGGAGTACCTAAACTGTAACAAATACCGATTGCCACATAGATGGGATGTGATTTGCGAGAGATTTGATGAAGATGGAAGGAACTTGTTTTTGCAGTGAAGAGCAGCCAAACGATTTTGACAACTTGCCTGTAACCGGCGTTGTTCAGCTAACCCAGCGTGCAGGTGTTGAGGTTGTACTCGGGAGTAATTCTTCACAGAAGTAAGCCAACAAGAAATTGTTCTGCATTGTTGTAACTTGGATGTGTTCTGCATTGTTCTAACTTGTGGAACAACTTAGTGGCAAGCAATTAAGCTAAGTTTTACCGGGCATGTGATGTACCAAAGATGTCGATGCTATTGGGAGTTTGCTCTTGAGAAACCCAGGCGGTGGCTTAACCCTGGCCGGTTGTTCCACTAATTCACCAGAGCCTGGGGAGTACGTTTCCACCTACCTACAGGCCGTAGTTTCTCCCATCTTGTGCAAGAATGCAGGCCATCACTGACCTAACTATCTGTTCACAGGGCGCTACATCCTTGCCCGTTCATGTGCGTTTGACTTCACACGAATGCATCTTGTGTACTCCTGAAAGAAGCACCCCTTTTGACAAGGCGAGCAATGCATCTCAGAGTTTGTAACTATATCTTGCGCAACATTCTCGACATCCTGAAAACAATACGATTCCATCCTGAAAACAATATGATTCCATGTTTTCATGAGTCATAACCAGAAGATAGCATATCAGGTGTCTGGCTGCGACACTCTGAAACAACATCCAAGCAAGGACCACTTATACCCCCTCCAGGAGGAGATCAATGTTCAACGCCTAATCTCGGTCACCAGGGTAGATCTTTCCAAGAATTTGACAAACTTCGTGTTAGTCCATTTTGGCCCGAACAACATCAGTTGGTGCAAGGCTTCCTTTGTCAGCTCCTGGGCACGGAGATCTGGTAGAAATATCAGGAGTGGATGAGTGTCGGTTAGGACAATCTACGAAGCAACACATTTAAATTGACTTCTCATTTAACAGAATAATGACAGTGTGGCTCATGCTATATGCCCATTAAACATATATTTAGCATTTCAGGAATAAGATATTATGCGTCGTACATCTGTCAGCAACTAGCATAACATATAAACGCGTGATAGTAATACTCATATCGCAAGACCGCAAGTAAATACAAATGGTATATGAAGAGAAGGTATGACTCACAAGCACTCCCACTCCGACGGACCAAAATCTTCTCGAGGGGTATACCATTTGCAATGAACAAGTTCGCCAACTTATGGACTCTCGAATCATCATTTGAGCATTTGATCTTCACGATCTGAAGGTCTTTGCAAGTAAATGATCTTCCCTGTAGTTTGATACCTGTTTGCAATGCCTTTCTGCTCCTTATGTCGAAGTTCTTTTGCAGATCAAAAAAGTAGTTATTAAGCCTGTGATCAGGTATAAATACACAGAACCATGGATGAATATACACATACCAATTTAAGTTGGAGAAAAAGCCTCTCTATATTAGGTGAATGCTGCAGCAGGAAAATTACTGCATCGAAATCAGAAGCCATGCACCATTCACCAAGGGACAGGGTCCTCAGGTTGCTAAAAGTTGGACACCTTTTCAATTCCCTACTCAGAACCACCTTCATATTGCACAAAAATAAATAATATATTCCATAAAGAACAACAGTAATTTGAATCAACCCATATTCTACACACTGCATACAAGTGGCTTATTTATTATTTATAGAAGAAAACAAACATGCCACGTTAAAAAGGAGAAAACCAACAACCATATAGTTATGTAATATTAGAGGATTAGCACATACAGTCACAATACGATTCATCTCTTTTACTGGTACAAAATTATGTAAATGGAAATTCACTTAGACTAGTACAAGACTCGAGATATGTTATACTGACTACTGAGTATAGAATAGTATAAAAACAGTAAGCTTATGAACAGGTACACTAttgaaataataataataaacaaTCATACATAATTATCTCCATAAATAAAATATGGCCCCAAAGGTATCCACTTCCATATCTAACTGATTCACCCTTTCCACTGTACGATGAAGTGAAGTACAAGAACTGTTTTTCATTTGAAGAGGTTTTGATACTACTGGAGAGGCAAAGGTAAGAAATGTGCATAAAGAACATCGTGTGTTCTGGTGGAAGGAACAGAGGCAAACATGAGAGAAATGATCTTGTAAAAGTAAATGGCTAATGTCAAGGAAACAAGGTAAGCATACTgaaagagacagagagagagagagagatcagcAAAAGATGGTGGCAGCTATACCTCTCCAGCATCAGTTAACAATCCCAAACTTGTAACATTTGAAAGACTCCGAAGAATGTTTTGGCCACCCAAATATTCACTATCATTGATTTCATAGCTATGATAGTTGGCATCTTTACTAGAACTCTGACTGCCAGCATGGTAAATGTGTTTTGCCTCTTTTGCAATCTCACTGTACTCATAGGTATTGTCATCACTGTCCATATCACTATCATGGCCATTGTCCTTGTGACCACCACACCCATATCCAATGTTAGAATCATTAGTGTTATCCGAACCATCTTCCTCATCAGTGTTTTCTTCAAAACTATCATCTTCACTGATGCATCCAAAATCATTGTCATTCTTATAGTTATCTCTCTTAGCAGTAATTTCGTTATCACCGCCTTCATCATCAGTAGTTTCATCACAACCCTCCTGATCACCGATGAGTTCAAAACGACAATTGcaaccatcgtcatcatcataaCTGGTTTCATCACAATCCTCTTGATCAATGATGTGTTTATAACCACAATTGCAACCATCATTATCAGCGGTTTCATCACAGTCCACTTTATCATTGATGTTTTCAGAACCACCACTGGTATTATCATCATCAGTGGTTTCATCGCTATCCTCTTCATTAGTGATGTGTTCAGAACCATGATTGCTATTATCACGGTTATCAGCAGTCTCATCAGAATCCTTTTGATCAATGATGTGTTCAggaccatcaccaccatcatcatcatcggtAGTTTCGTCAGAATCCTCTTGATCAGTaatgtgttcatcatcatcatcatcagtggTTTCATCATAAGCATCATCCTCACTGATGTCATCTCTCAAGAAATAGTCGTCGACTATGATAGTTCCAGTGACCAGTGACCCTAGGTGCTTTAATAGTGGAACCCGGCCGTAAGGCATGATGAGGCGCAGATGTACGAGGTTCGGAGCAGCAACCGAGAAGTCCCTGTCGATCTTGCATTTGAGCATGACTAAAGTCTTCAAAGAAGCAGAGACAATCTCATCACCCGTGACTAAGCAATCCTTAAGATCGAGTTCCTCCAAACATGTGCAACTAGAAGAGAGCTGCCCAAGGATCCTGTGGTCAAGCCTGGCATAGGACAGCTTCAAGATCTTGAGGTGGCAGGAGACGAAGGAGACGCCCTTCAACAGCGCAGGGAATCTGCGATGTCCGACAACATGAATGACCCGCGCATTGTGCTCCATGGAAACACTGATCCAGCGTGAACTGTCGTCATCAGAGAAGGCCCCCATCATCTCGCTCGACTGCAGGCGGAGCGTGTCCACGGGCACCGACGCGTTgcgggagaggaagaggcgggAAACGAAGCCGCGCAGATGGTCTGGCGCGAAGTCGCGGGTGGAGTAGCGCGTGCGCAGGTCGAGGCAGGTCGCGGACgcccagaggtggcgccaccgccGCGCGAGCACGCAGGTGCGCACCACCTCCCACGCCCTCAGGGACGATAGGATGTGGTGCAGCAGGTCGTCCGGGAGAGCGCTGAGGTGGTCGGCCGCCTCGCCTCCGGAGTGGGACGCCGTCTCGCCCGCGGCGCCGCCCGGTACCAAGAGCTCGGTGGCTGCCTGGGTCGGGCACATTTCGTCGAACAGGTGGCGTGCTGCACTTGTCGCAGGACAGGTGGTGGCGGAAAATCGCAGGGGGAAATAGATCGAAGCCACAGATGAGATACGGAGTTGTTGTCGCTTCTCAGAAATCAAAAGCTTTTGAGGATGGAGGCGACCGCATGTCGGCTTTCTCGGTGTGGAGCGGCTGCCTATCCAATCATTTTCGAGTGTTCGGAATTTGGACAGGAACTGGCTTTTGGCACATGGTCACTTCGTGTGTTACGCATGTCCGATGGTcatttcggacgcccaaacgGATATGTTGGTTCCGTTTGCGTTggccaaatggtcgaaatcgttCGCACGCCCGTTTACGGTGGGTGGCTCCAGTGGAACAACGCATAATTTTTTCCCATACATAAAGTCATAGtttacattaataaaaaacataaaaaaggtactggtcgtcgtcgctgacgagtTCGATAAACTCCGGCGTCGGACATGGAAGCTGGTacaccggcggtggaggaggtaggGCAGGCTGCGGCAACTGCGGCCAGGCCGTCGCCTGCGCAGGAGGCTGTGGTGAAGGTGGCCAGGGATCCCAGGCCGGAGCAGCAGCCGGAGCGCGGTCGCTCGAACGCGTCGGTGTGGTCGGAGGAGTCGCCGGTCTaccctgcagcagcgcggactcgcggagctggattgcgagaCCGTCCCACAAAGCAACCTCGTTGAGCTCGTCGCgctcgctgttggccagtgccatggcaatggcaatggcctcctcctcggtaatgtccggcggctgggtctccggatcccacgccagcccgccgtcgtcgtggtcgtactctGCGCGCTCCACctactcgtcctcgtcctcctggtcgttctcctcttcttccgcaGCGATCTCGCGGTCGAAGTACTCGACGTCCCCGAGGTAGCCAACGCGGCGGCACGCGTCGAACTCCCTAGTTCCGAAGgagatccagttgtaggagttgagcgcgtacgccggatcttcttggagatccggcggcaagatggctcggcggcggcgcacctcgtcccaGCGCTCTCAGAGTTGAGGTACTAGCCTTCTCCAGGCAGGTTTGCGTCCGGCCATGGCACCGACTGGTTTTCCTCCGAAAGGAGGCGCGCGATGTCGATGTGGACGTACGCCCGATCTTCTCCAGCTGCGCCGCCCTTCGTCCTTTCCGCTCCACCATCGACATCTTCCGGCGCAGAAAGTCTTGATGCCACTGATCATCGGTCCagccttccggcttcttcttcggagccGGCACCTTCCGTGGCTTTGTGAAGGGCGCCTTTGCCCCTTTCGTCTCATTGCACAGCGGCTTCTTAGCCGCTTTCTTGGCTATTTTTTTGGGGGcagtcggcggcgccatggatgGGGATAGGGTGGCGGCGGGAGGAACAGCGTAGCGACGGCGggaggagaaatgaatcggcgggatAGGTCAAATGTGTTGGAATGGCAGAAATGTGCGGCGGGAGAGGCGCGAtgtggcgggagaggcgcgaTTAGGAGGGAGCGGTGGACGAATTTTTCATGTGCCGCTGACGTGTCGGTCCCGCCACGCCtcacctcgcttttcggtgtgtctaaCATCCCCGGAACGTTTCCTGTGTAGCGGAGACGGGCTcgtggcgccggacaccgtaacgGACCGCCGAACAAAAATCGGACGGTTGGGACTTTCTTTTTTCAGCGCGCAAGCGATTTGGGGATGCAAGTGAAGATGGTTAGAATCCCAAAGTGCTATTAGAAGGACCGGTAGTGATGCTCGAACAGTCTAATCACTATGCGTGGTTGGGCCTAGGTGCAGAACTATTTTTCAGTAATGTGGTCGGTCGCTCGAAGTCCGTTGGGCAGAGGATCATCCAGTCAAAGTTTTGCTTCTCTCCCCTCATCAATACCTGCCTACACTGCAAACCTGAAAAGGCTACACAGCTCGTCTAGTCCCATCGACCTGCGCAGCACTTCACACCGGCAATCACATCCCCCTCCTCACATCCTCCTTCGCCAATACTAGTTCACATCCGGATTTCCGTTGGCAAGGGCCCGAGTGGACGGCTCATTGATTTGCTCGTCTTCTCGTGCAGAGACGACGGGAACGCCGTCGCGTCGGAAGTCGCCGCCGCCCTTGCTCGACCGTGCTCCAGAGTAAATCCTCTAGGCCCAGTCTTTCCATTCTTTCTTTTAAGCCGGCAGATCTAAGCAGTTCTTTCTTGCGCCGAATCCGTCGCCCCATCTGCAATTTGTATTACGTCGTACCAATGTTTACTTGTTCTTTTTTCCCCTTTACCAGCGATCGAGCGGTTAGCATGCCGGACAGCAGCGGCGCGACCGTTTTCGATGACCTGCCGGAGTGGCTTGTCGTCGACGAAATCCTCTTCCGGTTGCCCCCAAGGGACATACTCCGCTGCCGCGCCGTCCGCAGGTCGTGGCGCAGCGGCACTTCCACCGACAAGTTCATCCtcgaccaccaccgccgccagccCTCGCTCCCCATCATCGAACACCAGAAGGGCATCTGCCGCCTCCCCGTTCCCAGTGGCGCCGGTGATAAAAAGATACGGC
This region of Lolium perenne isolate Kyuss_39 chromosome 2, Kyuss_2.0, whole genome shotgun sequence genomic DNA includes:
- the LOC127331698 gene encoding uncharacterized protein, which produces MCPTQAATELLVPGGAAGETASHSGGEAADHLSALPDDLLHHILSSLRAWEVVRTCVLARRWRHLWASATCLDLRTRYSTRDFAPDHLRGFVSRLFLSRNASVPVDTLRLQSSEMMGAFSDDDSSRWISVSMEHNARVIHVVGHRRFPALLKGVSFVSCHLKILKLSYARLDHRILGQLSSSCTCLEELDLKDCLVTGDEIVSASLKTLVMLKCKIDRDFSVAAPNLVHLRLIMPYGRVPLLKHLGSLVTGTIIVDDYFLRDDISEDDAYDETTDDDDDEHITDQEDSDETTDDDDGGDGPEHIIDQKDSDETADNRDNSNHGSEHITNEEDSDETTDDDNTSGGSENINDKVDCDETADNDGCNCGYKHIIDQEDCDETSYDDDDGCNCRFELIGDQEGCDETTDDEGGDNEITAKRDNYKNDNDFGCISEDDSFEENTDEEDGSDNTNDSNIGYGCGGHKDNGHDSDMDSDDNTYEYSEIAKEAKHIYHAGSQSSSKDANYHSYEINDSEYLGGQNILRSLSNVTSLGLLTDAGEVVLSRELKRCPTFSNLRTLSLGEWCMASDFDAVIFLLQHSPNIERLFLQLKLNFDIRSRKALQTGIKLQGRSFTCKDLQIVKIKCSNDDSRVHKLANLFIANGIPLEKILVRRSGSAYLRAQELTKEALHQLMLFGPKWTNTKFVKFLERSTLVTEIRR